Proteins encoded within one genomic window of Solibaculum mannosilyticum:
- a CDS encoding flavin reductase family protein, which yields MSFETIRPQDINGNVFDLIGNQWMLVTAGDSNGYNTMTASWGGMGVMWGKDVAVTVIRPQRYTMEFVKKNDLFTLSFYDQQYKPALGICGSKSGRDIDKAKETGLTPVFQEGTTYFEQAKLVLVCRKLYDSPMDPSNLLDEAVDEKWYPDKDYHRMFVGEIVKVLRKAE from the coding sequence ATGAGTTTTGAAACCATCCGTCCGCAGGACATCAACGGAAATGTCTTTGACCTCATCGGCAATCAGTGGATGCTGGTGACGGCAGGCGACTCCAATGGATACAACACCATGACGGCTAGCTGGGGCGGTATGGGCGTCATGTGGGGAAAGGATGTAGCGGTTACCGTCATCCGTCCGCAGCGGTACACCATGGAATTTGTCAAGAAAAACGACCTGTTTACCCTCTCTTTCTACGACCAGCAGTATAAGCCGGCACTGGGCATCTGTGGCAGCAAGTCCGGCCGGGACATCGACAAGGCCAAGGAAACCGGCCTGACTCCTGTGTTCCAGGAGGGCACTACCTATTTTGAACAGGCAAAATTGGTGCTGGTATGCCGCAAGTTGTACGACAGCCCCATGGATCCCTCCAATCTTTTGGACGAGGCTGTGGATGAAAAATGGTATCCGGACAAAGACTATCACCGCATGTTTGTGGGTGAAATCGTCAAGGTTCTGCGCAAGGCGGAATAA
- a CDS encoding transglycosylase domain-containing protein, translating into MSDRISEQHDTSTGAPRSDRPDRKKQRPKGVGVTLKVLSIIGKVLLSALLIMVITGSIVAGAMTIYIMKMDKGTDIDLGQMNLNYTSFLYEKDDVTGEWVKTEEYHGQENRTWVDFDQIPQYMKDAAVAIEDQRFYQHKGVDWKRTIGAMINSFVPIYGGRQGGSTITQQLIKNLTDDTDVSFSRKIREIMRALEFEKTNNKDDILCAYLNTIALGSGCHGVQAAANKYFGKDVSQLNLAECASIIGITKYPTRYNPLLYPENNKERQLTVLAEMLRQGKISQAEYDEAVAYPLEFNPSSTLEEDVTHVQSWYSDMVFEDVVDSLVEELGYDRKYAQTMLFTQGLRIYSAVDRDAQAAVEEVYSDPSNFPSIKAASEPQSGIVVMDYTGRIVATAGAIGEKTDTRVFSRATMAKRQTGSSIKPLTTYGPALEFDKITYSTVYPDEPLTIKQNGKLTKWPPNYNDRWSYENVTVQKGLEKSLNTISARILEDIGIDASFDFAKDRFHLDSLIDSEEINGITYTDRDRSPLALGGMTKGLTVLEMTAAFQTFGNGGLYYEPYSFYRVEDADGNVLIEKAKEGEGSSASRTLSSDTAYIMNRLMTQVVDGASGTGREIRNNGYWPESKGMEIFAKTGTSGADNDSTNVWIVGGTPYYVAGVWYGFDTPKALPKSIVNGAKYGWAKSMRGIHADLENIKFPADDSVVMRTYCEDSGLLAGNSCTHKKLGYYKKTNIPGVCNGIHKNLSDGALNDESSELASSTPAVSQPESSSQEVSSSSPAVSEAPSSQASESQSSIEPPASSSSSTSSQPVDSGSSSIHRPAA; encoded by the coding sequence ATGAGTGACCGCATATCCGAGCAACACGATACATCAACCGGCGCTCCCCGATCCGACCGCCCCGACAGGAAAAAACAGCGTCCCAAAGGTGTGGGCGTTACGTTGAAGGTTTTATCTATTATCGGCAAAGTGCTTTTGAGTGCTCTGTTGATCATGGTCATCACAGGTAGCATCGTAGCCGGCGCCATGACCATCTATATCATGAAGATGGACAAAGGGACCGACATCGACCTGGGCCAAATGAACCTCAACTACACAAGCTTCCTGTATGAAAAAGACGACGTTACCGGCGAGTGGGTGAAAACCGAGGAGTACCACGGCCAGGAAAACCGCACATGGGTGGACTTCGACCAGATCCCCCAGTACATGAAAGATGCGGCAGTGGCCATCGAAGATCAACGTTTTTATCAACACAAGGGTGTAGACTGGAAACGAACCATCGGCGCTATGATTAACTCTTTTGTCCCCATCTATGGAGGCCGCCAAGGCGGTTCCACCATCACCCAGCAGCTCATCAAAAACTTGACCGATGATACCGACGTTAGTTTTTCCCGTAAGATCCGCGAAATTATGCGGGCTTTGGAATTTGAGAAAACGAACAACAAGGATGATATCCTTTGCGCCTATCTGAACACCATCGCTTTGGGAAGCGGATGTCATGGCGTCCAGGCGGCGGCCAACAAGTACTTTGGCAAGGATGTCAGCCAGCTCAACTTGGCTGAATGTGCATCCATCATCGGCATTACCAAGTATCCCACCCGGTACAACCCGCTGCTCTACCCGGAAAACAACAAGGAGCGGCAATTGACGGTACTGGCTGAGATGTTGCGTCAGGGGAAAATCTCCCAGGCGGAGTACGACGAAGCCGTCGCCTATCCTTTGGAGTTTAACCCCAGTTCCACTTTGGAGGAAGACGTGACCCATGTCCAGAGCTGGTATTCGGACATGGTGTTTGAAGATGTGGTGGATTCTCTGGTGGAAGAACTGGGCTATGACCGTAAGTACGCTCAGACCATGCTGTTTACCCAGGGGCTGCGCATCTACTCGGCAGTGGATCGGGATGCCCAGGCAGCTGTGGAAGAAGTCTACTCGGATCCCAGTAATTTCCCCTCCATTAAGGCGGCCAGCGAACCTCAGTCAGGCATTGTTGTGATGGATTATACCGGCCGGATTGTGGCCACTGCCGGCGCCATAGGGGAGAAGACCGATACACGTGTCTTCAGCCGGGCAACTATGGCCAAGAGGCAAACTGGTTCTTCCATCAAGCCCCTGACTACCTATGGTCCGGCGCTGGAATTCGATAAGATTACCTATTCTACCGTGTACCCCGATGAACCGTTGACCATCAAACAGAACGGGAAGCTGACAAAGTGGCCCCCCAACTATAATGACCGATGGTCTTATGAGAATGTTACTGTACAAAAGGGCTTGGAAAAGTCCCTCAACACCATCTCGGCCCGCATCTTAGAAGACATCGGCATCGACGCGAGTTTTGACTTTGCCAAGGATCGTTTCCATCTGGATTCCCTCATCGACAGTGAAGAGATCAACGGCATTACCTATACCGACCGGGATCGTTCCCCGCTGGCCTTAGGCGGTATGACCAAGGGCTTGACTGTTCTGGAGATGACGGCAGCTTTCCAGACGTTCGGCAACGGCGGCCTTTATTACGAACCCTATTCTTTCTACCGTGTGGAGGATGCCGACGGTAATGTCCTCATTGAGAAGGCCAAAGAGGGAGAGGGGTCTTCTGCAAGCCGTACGCTGAGTTCTGACACGGCGTATATTATGAACCGGTTGATGACTCAGGTTGTGGACGGCGCCAGCGGTACTGGCCGCGAGATCCGCAACAATGGCTATTGGCCGGAGAGCAAGGGCATGGAGATTTTTGCGAAAACCGGTACGTCGGGTGCTGACAATGATTCCACTAATGTCTGGATTGTGGGCGGCACTCCCTATTATGTAGCAGGCGTTTGGTATGGATTTGATACCCCCAAGGCATTGCCAAAGTCCATCGTAAACGGCGCGAAATATGGATGGGCCAAAAGCATGAGAGGGATCCATGCAGATCTGGAAAACATTAAGTTCCCTGCCGATGATTCGGTGGTGATGCGCACCTACTGTGAGGATTCTGGACTACTAGCCGGCAATAGCTGCACACACAAGAAGTTGGGCTACTATAAAAAGACCAATATTCCCGGCGTATGTAACGGGATTCATAAGAATCTCAGTGACGGTGCATTAAATGATGAAAGCAGTGAACTTGCTTCCTCGACACCTGCTGTTTCCCAACCGGAGAGTTCCTCCCAGGAGGTATCCAGCAGCAGTCCAGCTGTTTCAGAAGCGCCTTCCTCCCAGGCATCGGAGAGCCAATCCTCTATAGAGCCTCCGGCTTCCTCGTCGTCTTCAACCTCTTCTCAGCCTGTGGACTCAGGTTCTTCTTCCATCCATCGTCCGGCAGCCTAG
- the argJ gene encoding bifunctional ornithine acetyltransferase/N-acetylglutamate synthase: MNCTKFITGGITCPKGFEAAGVSCGMKSQGKDLMLITAQKPCAVAAVYTKNAVKGAPLTVTAQNILHGRAQAVVCNSGIANCCVEGGVAAAKKICSLTAKALHIPPEDVIVASTGEMGVPLPMDRVEAGIGEAAGACSREGGHDAALAILTDDPTPKELAVEFLVGDVPCYIGGVAKGSGLLRPNMATMLCFLTSDVNIHPELLDRALKEAVEKSFHCMALGGIPSPNDMVTILSSGMAGNGKITDLGDGYQAFCQALSALCLELAKWMAKDSRPGGRLLTCQVHAARTETDALLAAKAVTSCSRVVEALSKGIPCWTDIVCAIGGSGANVDGGAMDVSLSSPASEETVHLCSGCTSLFFDVQKAHDLLKESEIILSVDCNDGFFDAVSYGCLDPVPEL, from the coding sequence ATGAACTGCACTAAATTTATCACCGGCGGCATCACCTGTCCCAAAGGATTTGAGGCGGCCGGCGTATCTTGTGGAATGAAATCCCAGGGCAAGGATCTGATGTTGATTACGGCTCAGAAACCGTGTGCTGTAGCGGCGGTGTATACCAAAAATGCCGTCAAAGGCGCCCCTCTCACCGTCACTGCCCAGAACATTCTTCATGGGCGGGCCCAAGCAGTGGTGTGCAACAGCGGTATCGCCAACTGTTGTGTAGAAGGAGGCGTGGCAGCCGCGAAAAAAATATGCAGCTTGACTGCCAAAGCTCTGCACATTCCGCCCGAAGACGTCATTGTGGCTTCCACTGGGGAGATGGGCGTCCCTTTGCCCATGGACCGGGTGGAAGCAGGCATCGGAGAAGCCGCCGGTGCCTGTTCCAGAGAGGGCGGGCACGACGCTGCCTTGGCCATTCTCACCGACGACCCCACGCCCAAGGAACTGGCTGTGGAATTTTTAGTAGGGGACGTCCCATGCTATATTGGCGGCGTGGCAAAAGGATCGGGATTGCTTCGTCCCAATATGGCCACCATGCTGTGTTTTTTGACATCGGATGTAAACATTCATCCCGAGCTGCTGGACCGGGCATTAAAGGAAGCGGTAGAAAAGAGCTTCCATTGTATGGCTTTGGGAGGCATCCCCTCCCCCAACGACATGGTGACTATTTTGTCCTCCGGCATGGCCGGAAACGGGAAAATCACCGATCTTGGGGATGGATATCAGGCTTTTTGCCAGGCATTGAGTGCCCTTTGTCTGGAGCTCGCCAAATGGATGGCCAAAGACAGCCGTCCTGGAGGACGTCTTTTGACCTGTCAGGTTCACGCCGCACGTACAGAGACAGACGCCCTCCTTGCGGCTAAAGCAGTGACCAGTTGTTCCCGTGTGGTGGAGGCTCTGTCCAAAGGTATCCCCTGTTGGACCGATATTGTATGCGCCATCGGAGGAAGCGGCGCCAATGTGGACGGCGGCGCTATGGATGTATCCCTCAGCTCCCCTGCATCTGAAGAAACGGTTCATCTGTGCAGCGGCTGCACATCCCTCTTCTTTGATGTCCAAAAAGCACATGATCTGCTGAAGGAATCAGAAATCATCCTTTCTGTCGATTGTAACGACGGTTTTTTTGACGCTGTGTCCTATGGATGCCTTGATCCTGTCCCCGAACTTTAA
- a CDS encoding Rqc2 family fibronectin-binding protein: MALDGALLSLLKRELEDWAVDTRIDKIHQPSREELVFHMRGRAGARRMLLSCRAAGPRIHFTQFVPENPAVPPMFCMLLRKRLINAKLLRIRQPGLERVLFLDFDTTNDLGDHITLTLAVEIMGRHSNIILIGEDGAIVDSIKRVDAEMSSVRLVLPGLPYTMPPAPANSMDFESTSLDEIWEGLGRQKDMELSKALLSLLCGLSPVVCREAAFYVGRGADVRSHSMTGDQRQRLTFFLGQLKERLDKINGQPTMLVENDTGKPLDFSFFPIAQYGIKATAKTFDRFSDLLDAFYAQRDQMERMRQKSKDLLRVLANASDRASRKLNAQRLELKQCGDREHLRQCGDLLNANLYRIQKGMTEISLENFYDPEAPLLRIKLDPSKTPVQNAQKYYKDYRKAQTAEAFLIDQIAQGEQELLYIDTVFDSLSRAQTERELQEIRRELAGQGYIRSQGKSRQKPPPLLGPLEFMSSDGFPIQVGRNNQQNDRLTLRDAHNGDLWLHVKNIPGSHTIVKAAGAEIPDTTVLEAAQLAAFHSRARESSQVPVDYTRVKFVKKPQGAKPGMVIYDHYNTVYVTPSQELNDRLLQKE; the protein is encoded by the coding sequence ATGGCGCTGGACGGCGCATTGCTCAGCCTCCTCAAGCGGGAGTTGGAGGATTGGGCGGTGGATACACGCATCGATAAGATCCATCAGCCCTCCCGTGAGGAGCTGGTGTTCCATATGCGGGGCCGTGCCGGGGCGAGACGGATGCTTCTTTCCTGTCGGGCGGCTGGGCCTCGCATCCATTTTACACAGTTTGTGCCGGAAAACCCGGCTGTCCCACCTATGTTCTGTATGCTGCTGCGCAAACGGCTGATCAATGCAAAATTACTGCGCATCCGTCAACCGGGTCTGGAACGGGTCCTCTTCCTGGACTTCGATACCACCAACGATTTGGGCGATCATATCACCTTAACCCTGGCGGTGGAGATCATGGGGAGGCACAGCAACATCATCCTTATCGGGGAGGACGGCGCCATTGTGGATTCCATCAAACGGGTGGATGCCGAGATGTCGTCGGTGAGGCTGGTGCTGCCGGGATTGCCTTATACCATGCCGCCTGCTCCGGCCAACAGCATGGATTTTGAATCGACCTCTTTAGATGAAATCTGGGAGGGCCTCGGCCGTCAAAAGGATATGGAACTATCGAAGGCATTGTTGTCCCTTTTGTGCGGGCTGTCGCCGGTGGTGTGCAGGGAAGCGGCTTTTTATGTGGGGCGGGGCGCTGATGTACGGAGCCATTCCATGACCGGGGATCAGCGGCAGCGTCTTACTTTCTTTTTGGGACAGCTCAAGGAACGCCTGGACAAGATAAATGGCCAGCCCACCATGCTGGTGGAAAACGATACAGGAAAACCCTTGGATTTTAGCTTTTTCCCCATCGCGCAGTACGGGATCAAGGCCACGGCCAAAACCTTTGACCGTTTTAGCGACCTGCTGGATGCCTTTTATGCGCAGCGGGATCAGATGGAGCGGATGCGTCAGAAATCCAAAGATCTCCTACGGGTGCTGGCCAATGCCTCGGACCGGGCGTCCCGTAAACTGAATGCCCAGCGTCTGGAGCTTAAACAATGCGGCGACAGGGAACATCTCCGTCAATGCGGCGATCTCCTAAACGCCAATCTTTACCGTATTCAAAAGGGGATGACGGAAATCTCCTTGGAGAATTTTTACGATCCGGAAGCTCCCTTGTTGCGCATCAAACTGGATCCATCCAAGACGCCGGTACAGAATGCTCAAAAATATTATAAGGATTACCGCAAGGCCCAAACGGCGGAAGCCTTTTTGATCGATCAGATCGCCCAAGGGGAACAGGAACTTTTGTACATCGATACGGTGTTTGACTCCCTCTCCCGGGCACAGACCGAACGGGAGCTGCAGGAGATCCGCCGGGAATTGGCGGGTCAGGGGTATATCCGCAGCCAGGGGAAATCCCGTCAGAAACCGCCTCCTCTGTTGGGCCCACTGGAGTTTATGTCCAGCGACGGTTTTCCCATCCAGGTAGGCCGCAACAACCAGCAAAACGACAGACTGACCCTGCGGGACGCCCACAATGGAGACCTTTGGCTGCATGTGAAGAATATACCCGGTTCTCATACCATCGTCAAAGCGGCGGGAGCGGAGATCCCCGATACCACCGTCTTGGAGGCCGCTCAATTGGCTGCTTTCCACAGCAGGGCCAGGGAATCTTCCCAAGTGCCCGTGGATTATACCAGGGTGAAGTTCGTTAAAAAGCCACAGGGTGCAAAACCAGGCATGGTAATTTACGACCACTATAATACGGTGTATGTCACTCCTAGCCAGGAATTAAATGACCGATTGTTGCAAAAAGAATAA